The Manihot esculenta cultivar AM560-2 chromosome 11, M.esculenta_v8, whole genome shotgun sequence genome includes a region encoding these proteins:
- the LOC110626901 gene encoding proteasome subunit alpha type-7: protein MARYDRAITVFSPDGHLFQVEYALEAVRKGNAAVGVRGTDVVVLGVEKKSTAKLQDARTVRKIVSLDDHIALVCAGLKADARVLVNRARIECQSHRLTVEDPVTVEYITRYIAGLQQKYTQSGGVRPFGLSTLIVGFDPYTGVPSLYQTDPSGAFSAWKANATGRNSNSMREFLEKNYKETSGQETVKLAIRALLEVVESGGKNIEIAVMTKEHGLRQLEEAEIDAIVAEIEAEKAAAEAAKKAPPKET from the exons ATGGCTCGTTACGATCGTGCAATTACGGTATTCTCTCCGGATGGACATTTGTTTCAAGTAGAGTACGCTCTCGAAGCCGTCCGCAAGGGAAACGCCGCCGTAGGTGTTCGCGGCACTGACGTCGTCGTTCTCGGTGTCGAGAAGAAATCCACCGCCAAACTTCAAGACGCTAG aACGGTGAGGAAAATTGTTTCTTTGGATGATCACATAGCACTAGTTTGTGCTGGGTTGAAGGCAGATGCTCGTGTTTTGGTCAACAGGGCTCGCATTGAGTGTCAAAGCCATAGGCTTACTGTTGAGGATCCTGTAACTGTCGAATATATAACACGCTATATTGCAGGCTTGCAACAGAAGTATACACAAAGTGGTGGTGTGAGACCATTTGGTCTTTCAACCTTAATTGTTGGTTTTGATCCCTATACTGGTGTCCCATCTCTTTATCAAACAGATCCATCTGGAGCATTTTCTGCCTGGAAAGCCAATGCTACTGGGAGAAACTCAAATTCAATGAGGGAGTTCCTGGAAAAGAATTATAAGGAAACTTCTGGGCAAGAAACTGTAAAGTTAGCAATTCGTGCATTGCTTGAA gttGTTGAGAGTGGGGGTAAGAATATAGAAATTGCCGTGATGACAAAAGAGCACGGTCTGCGACAGCTTGAAGAAGCAGAAATTGATGCAATTGTTGCTGAAATTGAAGCAGAGAAAGCCGCAGCAGAGGCTGCAAAGAAGGCTCCTCCAAAGGAAACCTAG